TTGCAAAAAAACAGTAGAGCCATTTTCTATGATATGGCTAATTCAGTCATTATTACAATAGGGATGCAATAATTGTAAAGCATTTCCTCAAGAGCTTAACTCATTATGGAAAAGCAAAACTGGATAAACCTGAATGCTTAGAGACTTGAGGTGGGACAGCAAAATGGATACTCTGGACAAAGCAGGGTCTGGTTGCACTTAGCAGAGGCTGATTACAGTAATTTAACCAAGTAAGGAGTTTATCCAATATAACAAGAGGCTGCGGTAGGAAATATATGGATACGGAAGGCACTTGAGGAAACATGCCCCTTACCCCTCCTGCTCCACAATGCTCAGCACTTACAAATGACTGCTCCACTTTGACATGAATCACAATCTGGACAAGAGAAAAGACAGGTTAAAAGTAGAAAGCTTATGCCAGCTGAGCAGATCTTTACAGAAAGATGTAGatatcaaggaaaaaaatagctttcCATGAAGTAACTTTTGATGTAGTTTATTGGCCAGTGGACTAGACCACCCTAGTTGGAAGGGCATTTATGGAggtatattaaattatttactatTGTCTGAATCAAATTCATGATTCTGTTATAAGGAAGAAGAGTACATACTGGATAGACAAACCAGCAGTGTCTATCACATTTGACTAACTGAATTAAGTGCCACACTTCATATTTTAAATCTTGTCATTAGACatttaaaagaatgtattttatcCATTTCCACACAGTTCAAAGCTCACCACATAGGTCataatgaagttttcttttggttattgttTCTCAACGTACGTGATATTTCAATAAGAAATGATAACTTCTGATACAGCCACTTGATGGACAACTGCACAGTCATTAACAATGAAAAATGTGTAGCAGAAGATTTGCACAGGCACTTCACAAAAGTATCTAAATGACTAATGACAACATAAATATGTTCACCTTTGTCATTGGAAATACACAAATTAAATCCATAATTAAATACAATAATACacctaacaaaatatttaaaaggaaaaagacacaaaatataaAGTGTTGGTGCAGATGTGGAGCAACTGAAATCCTCATAcagaaattattagaaaaatcttCAAAACTTCCTTTTCCTGCCAAATAAAGAAGCAAATCTTGAGCAGAAAGCGGTGCTGAAGTCTGTATGTAAGCAGGAAAAACAGGTCTAGTCTGAGTGCAAATGCCAATGGCAGCTCTGTGAGGAGCCGAACCAGATGCTCCTGCATTTGGGGGCGCCACAGAGAGGATGAAAGTGCCCCCAGGTTGCTAGTACCTTGGACATATAGTAGAAGCAGATACAACCGTTTCTGAAGAAAAATGTCCTCAATTTAGGCCATTAGATTTCCCACATATTAAGAGCAAGGAAATATCATTCACAATCTTTAAGATAACCAAGTATACAAGGAGACAAGCCCTTATGGGTGAGATAGATTAGGAAAAACACACGACTTGTTTAGATACTGGAATTGTCAGATACAAATACAGAGTACAGAATAAGTAGGtaagaaacatttaaagaatgaaGTGTGAAACCACAAAGATGGAGAAAGAATCCAAGAGTATCAGGAATAGCTGGGAAGATAGGCATAACAATAAAATGGaacttctaaaatgaaaaatagactttcagaaattaaaaaacctCAATGTATGGGTTTAACAACAGATGAAACATAGTTGAACAGTGATCTGGAGTAAACAGCTGAGGAAATTACCCAGAACAGAGCACAGAGAGGAGTAAGAagataaaaaagatgaaagaagagaTACGCAgaacagaagaggaaagagaaacatACGTATTCTGACTTCTAAGACAGCAGAGAGAACTGAGTAAAAGGAATAATTGAATACATAGTGATTGATAATTTTACAGAAGTAATGCAGATACAAatctatttttctaagaaaaagtaACCCAAATGTAAACACATCATAGTGAACCTGtagaaaagcaaacacaaaaaggTTCCAAAGTAGCCAGAGGAAAAGAGACAAATCATCCATAATGGCACAACAGCAATGccaaaaaccagaatgaaatGGAATAACATCTTCAAAGTGTCTATTTTGCATTGTAGATCCATCCCATTGTTGGAAGATGAAAGTGATATAAGAcattttcagagaaacaaaagttTATCACCAAGAGACCTCTATTAAAGGAACTTCTAAGAGATgtactttagaaagaaaaatgatcataGAATGATGATCTGAGATATGAAAAGGAATAGTAAAATACAAACATGTaagtacatatatctacacacatacacaaacatctGTGTAAAATAGTGTGAACAGAGATGTCCAGATTTAAAACATTCTGAGGTCCTTGGATTGTCTCGGGGGAGGTTTTAAGATACTGAACTTAAAACTTTATTGTATTAAACATGCAAGGCAAAAATTTAAGGGTAAtactaaaagaacagaaattgatagtataaatttgaaaaaaaaatatggaaaaataaaacaccccacattttttaaaggcaaggatgaaaaaagaagcatagaaaaaaataagactaatAAAATTAGTTCAAACAAGTCAAAATATATGTCAGTAATTACAatgaatgtaaatggaataaacttGCCAATTAAAGGTTATATTGCcatattggaaaaaaaatccagctaTGTGAAGCTTATgagacataaagaaaatgtaaggaCAGACAAAGGTGAAAGAAGGGTTGGGGAGCTGGGACGTTACcttaatatttgacaaaataaattttaagacaaaaagcagtattggtgagagagagggcaACTACTAAATGGTAAGAATAAATTCAtcggaaaggaaaaaatataacaatttaaacTTCCATTTTCCTAatagcctcaaaataaaataggaaaaattcaTAGAATTTCAGGAATGGAGAATTCTCCAAATGGAGAATTATAGGTACTCCTTTTGCTTTACtgtaaaaatcataaataaaacagTGAATACATTCAAAAGATAACATTGTATTAGCTTGTGGGATTAAGGatgatttttctccattttctaagTTTACTGCTGTGATAATGtacctttttcaaaaatgaagtaTGCAAGTGAAATTTTTAGATAGCTGAGGGCTAACTGTGGTTTTACTAAATTTGGGGGTATTTACGGTCTATAGTTTCAGATCCTGCCCCTGATGTTTATCAGgttgtatacattttctttttcttttttttacatgaataATAGAAGCACTGTGGTTTGTAGgttgtatacattttaaagataatttcttGTTTGTGTTTTGCTAAAATTTCAAATGGTTTTTACATGGACTCAAGTGGTTCAGACACCACTTGACTTACACATTAAAGAATGTGGCTTACTACAGTTTCTGCTGtactaaaataaaagcattctgGAAAGAATGCATAATAATGCATTCCAAACTTAAATATGCTATTGATTGTTAATGGCATTAGTCTGGATATTTGTATCAACAACACAGCTACAACTTTTTAGACTTCTGCCCAGATATTACAATGATTACCCTAGGGATTAGTTACCGtcaaaaaagtagataaatataCAAATTGGTAATTCTTTTTCTCACACTGATACTCCTTTGGACTTAAGTAAACCAATGTTGTTATTACTAAAGCTCAGTATTCTACCTCTATCTATACTTTCTGAAATGTGTGATAAGCAACAGTTagatgaaatagaaaatcacTGTACACAAATGGAATATAAAGCAGGAAGCTGGTTCTAAAGAAAACAATCACAGATTACTTTATCATAGTATCGAAAAGCAAGACAGCAAATGGACTCTTTTTGAATATATGACCTAAAAATTGAAACTGTAAAATTTAATCTATTCTACAGAATATATTTGTTCATAGTTGTTTAAATTTTACTGTTTGAAATTCTGGAAGAATAACATGTTGGAAAagtaaacagtaatttaaaatgtattatttagaaaaatatagaaaaatgacaGGAATTCTAAATTTTCGTGAATATTTTACCCAATAAATGTGTTTTAGAATCTTGTGAATTCGAAAATACTGTTGGTCAAACCCTTTCACTGTTTAAAGCCAACAAtaaaagaacaggaaaagaaTGTAGTTATTTCCGGCTCTGTGCTATAACAATTAATGATGTCTAGAAATTATATCTTAAAACCTTAagagtaaattaataaaaattcaacataCTTCATTAtcatcactttattttttctatcactACCTTGTTTACTGTTTCAATTTGTTGAATTATACTTACAGTGAAGAACACAAGCATAAATGTACAGCTTGATGAATTCTCACATAGCATATCTGTGTTACAAATAATCTATTAACTTTTGAGATAATACAATGCCATGATCAAAGGACTAAAATGATCAACACCCACCACAAAAGGCCGAgtcaaaaacaagaacaattaAGTGTAATTAAATCAGGTGGGACACACatgtacaaaaaagaaacaattttgggCTCACATTTTATACCACACAGGTATTCTGTATCTTTAGAACATGAGAAAACACACAGTCTCTGTCTGATCGGTCTCTGACTTGGGGTTCTTTTActgtactgtttttttctttctccagtagCTGAACATTGCAACGGAGTCagcagaaaaaacataaaatttcagaaccaattaaagactttttaaagcaaCGTTCTTGTCTTTTCTAGAGATACATTCCTTAATCCTCTTACAAATCGCGACCTTACACGATAACTTTAAACAGTGAACATCTACCTATGGACGTTTTGGTGCTTTCTTTCCCTTAAGTGGCAGATGGTTTCTTTTAACCTAAAATTGAAGTCCTTGGGGAACTCCTAATTCCACGTCTAGTCCTAGTGTCCACAGGCTACCAAAGATGATACGAATAGCTTCTCAGCTACTTTACCCACCTTTTACCTTTGTTAATACAAATATTTCCCAGATCTGGGTCCCGAAATTATTTTACCCTGCAGAGCAGAAATGTTATGATGTTCATTCAGTGAACTCTTCCCTAGTTTTTCCCTTTGCATTTTCTGCGTGTACTTCAAGCCACCAGTAACTTTCCCAGTTACCATGAAACAGTTAACACAGGTTGCTATTTGTTTTGTTCGGAATTTACGAGCCATTTAACCACACACGTGATTAGCAACTTTAAGGGGGCTCTTCCAGGCAAACAATCCGCAGAATGCGAGGCCCCTGGTACCCAAATGAGGCAACAATGAAAGATCCGCGAAGCTCAGCAAGGTTCCTGAGCGCCACGGACGCCAGCTCTGATTTCAGATTTCCGGAGTGCGCCTGCGGGGCTGCGTTTATGGCCGAGGCGCAAAACGGGTCCAGGAAAGAGGGTGCCCTTAGGGACTTGGAGATTACCGTGGGCGACCCTGCCACCAGCCGCCCCCACCACAAAGAAGAGGAAACGCTCCGCATCCCGTCACCAGGGCAACTCTGCAATCCGACACCTCAAGATTCCGTATCTTGGGCAGCGCATACAAGAGAAAAGCGCTTCGCAGCCCTGCTGCGGGGCTTCAAGTCGTCTCTGCCACCGCTGTTCCTGGGGTGCTGAGAGCGACGCGGGAGCCACCTACTCCGCGAACCGAGGTCCGGGGCTCAGCCATCCCCTGCAACGCCACGGCGCCCGGCGCTTCCCGCACGTGGCGGCCGTGATTGTCCCGGGGCGGTATCCCTCCGCGCCCCCGCCTCAGTCTCTCCCCGCCCTTCCCGGGACCCTCCGTGCCCGGGCGCCGCGGAAGGATcacacgcacgcgcgcgcacGCCTTGCCGTGTCCGCGGAGAACGGAGGGCGCTGCGGTTAGGAacagcagccgccgccgccgccgccgccgcgggcaCAGCAGCTCCACAGCCTCCCGCTGCTGGGTGGTCAGCCCCGCGGCTGCGGGCGGCCGGGCGGCCGGGCGCGCTCTGAGGCTCGCCCCTCACCGCTGTACCCgcgtcctccctcctcagctcttCGGGGAGGGGGGCGGTCGGTGCCTGCGCAGAGCCGcctcctccccgcccccgccccgcctcccccctgtgctgccgccgccgcccgctaccgccgccgccgccgctgcgcCTGCTGCTCCTCGCCGTCCCCGCTGCAGTGCGAAGGGCTCGAAGATGGCCGGTTGGCAGAGCTACGTGGATAACCTGATGTGCGATGGCTGCTGCCAGGAGGCCGCCATTGTCGGCTACTGCGACGCCAAATACGTCTGGGCAGCCACGGCCGGGGGCGTCTTTCAGAGCATTACGGTGAGGACCAGTGGCGGCCGGGACCCTGGTCCCTGCACCGGAGCGGGGTTGGCCGGCCTCGGGTGCGCCGCAACATGGAGGGTCGAGCCCGCAGGTGTGCGAGGCAGCAGGCGCTGAGGATGCGGTTGCCGGGCGGGCTGGGAGGCCGAAGCCCGGGGACGCCCCCTCGCCTGGGGCTGCGCTGACAGGCGGGGGGCGGCGGCCGGACTCCTCGCCGGCCCGGGTCGGGCGCCCCAGGCATTCTCAGCGTCAGTCCAGGTGCCCgggttgggggagggggcacGCACCGGCCAGGGCTAGGGTAGGGGTTCCTTTTTTCCGCCTAGTGTGGTTCTCCTAAGGTTCTGTTGAAGCCTTGAGGTTTACTATGCACGTCCAGAGGTGGAAGCGAGGGTCGGGGATCCAAGCTGAGGAGCGCGGGCCCCGGGTGGAGGTACCCAGGCTCTCTGGCCGCCTCTTGCTCCGCGGACAGCGCGCCGCCCGCGCCTCTGGCTGTTGGAGGCGGCGGCCCCGGTCCGGCCCCCGGGATTCTCGAAGCGACTTTGCGTAGGTTTGCGGGTGTCCAGGCCTCTGGGGCTTGCGAGAGATGTACGCCTACCGCGTAGGTGGATTCGTGAATCTCGACTTCAGCTCTAGctctataggtttttttttttttttttaattctccaagATGGCGAACTGCCATTGATTTCTCTCCTTCTCATATGGAGATTCATCGATATACGGTTATCCCCAGTTACGCAACATAGCTCAAAAGAGGGGTGCTTTTCGGGGGCTTTCAATAATTGCGAAGACCAGAAGGACACTTCACTTCTCCAAGTCCCTCCCTCTTTAGTGGTGGTAGTAAAGGAACTAATGCAGATTTATGCTTCACATTGCCTGATTTTCTTGAGACTTGATGGTTTTGACTTGGTTGCAATATGTTTGGGGAATATTTGACACTAAGCCTCCAGCTTATTGTTTTGCCTATTTCTGCCCAAGGCTGTTTCTAAAATTGTGATAATTGTATTAAATATGAGACCATTTCCTTAATTGCTTAGCACCAAGCTTTTCCCTTAAACCCCAACAGTCAGGTCCCCTATTACGGGTGCTAGTTATTCTTTTACCACTTAACATGGTTTAAAGTCTAACTTTAGAACTCAGTACTTGATAATAGTACTTTAAGGTTTCGAATACCCGCAGTGGACTACAATTCTTGTAGGGAATTGGCATCTGGTCATCAACTTTTTTCCTGCGGTTCTCTTGTCTTTGTGTGTGAGTTCCCGCTGTCTGACTAGGAAGATTGCTGGAGTGTGCTTGGAAATGGCTGGGGCCTGCTATGACTCTGCAGTTCTGATGGGGGCGACGCCTTCCTTCTTATTCATGGAATGTTAGAATGCACGTTTTCTCCTTTCCGGTTCTGGTGCCTACCTCAGTTTCTTTCCCAATCTCCctccattttctctgtttctgtagCTTATTGCTGTAGGTGGAATCCACTTTGCATTTccccagaaagaaaatgattactgagatgggaggggaagggaagttgGAAAGAAACGGGAGTTGTGGCTAGAAAAACAGGAGGGAAATATGAATTGGAAAAGCACTGATGTCTAGGGATTGACGTCCATAATATCATCAAGGATATTTCTAGCTATTCCAAGCAGAGAAGTGAACAATCAAAGAACAGGCTTTATTTCGGTAGACTTTGAGGCAACTTTAAATTTGATGAAACATGATTGACTGTAATGTGACTGAATATGATAGACCATCTGTGTTCAGAGTTGATGGCTGAATTTTTACGGTTACGTGAACACTTTCAGTTGACTTAATACAGTTTATAAATAACTCCTAAGTTTGCACTTTGTCTAGTGTCAACTATTTAGAGTTTCTTTGTATAGACTGGTCTTGGTTAGGAGCTGACACCGATAACTGAAGTCAAATCAAATGATGTAAAACATGTAATCATATCAGATTAAGTAATTCTTTAGAAAAGACTGAATCTTGGTTTTACATGAATGTGGCTGTCTCGCGGTGGTATAAGCTTAGCACACAGCCTTTCCTTTATATCAAGCCCTGAAAGGAATTAACTAcaacttccatttcttttttctttttggtgggggACAGCCAATAGAAATAGATATGATTGTAGGAAAAGACCGGGAAGGTTTCTTTACCAACGGTTTGACTCTTGGCGCGAAGAAATGCTCAGTGATCAGGGATAGTCTATACGTCGATGGTGACTGCACAATGGACATCCGGACAAAGAGTCAAGGTGGGGAGCCAACATACAATGTTGCTGTCGGCAGAGCTGGTAGAGGTAAGTAAGGTATTCTTTTGGTTAAAAGTTGCATGCCACATTACAACTTACTAAGcagt
This genomic stretch from Callithrix jacchus isolate 240 chromosome 17, calJac240_pri, whole genome shotgun sequence harbors:
- the PFN2 gene encoding profilin-2 isoform X1, which encodes MAGWQSYVDNLMCDGCCQEAAIVGYCDAKYVWAATAGGVFQSITPIEIDMIVGKDREGFFTNGLTLGAKKCSVIRDSLYVDGDCTMDIRTKSQGGEPTYNVAVGRAGRVLVFVMGKEGVHGGGLNKKAYSMAKYLRDSGF
- the PFN2 gene encoding profilin-2 isoform X2 is translated as MAGWQSYVDNLMCDGCCQEAAIVGYCDAKYVWAATAGGVFQSITPIEIDMIVGKDREGFFTNGLTLGAKKCSVIRDSLYVDGDCTMDIRTKSQGGEPTYNVAVGRAGRALVIVMGKEGVHGGTLNKKAYELALYLRRSDV